The following are encoded in a window of Prochlorococcus marinus str. MIT 1013 genomic DNA:
- a CDS encoding M16 family metallopeptidase, giving the protein MKVNHWSLPNGATCVVADIEQSTLTCIDFWCKGGSLYEMKDQEGMAHFLEHMIFKGSKNLKEGEFDLRIESLGGSSNAATGLDDVHYHVLVPPEKMEEGLKLILELLLFPKIEQDAFEMEKEVVLEEIAQNIEQPDEIIYMKLLKECLTPHRYSKPILGDEKTVKSINSKQMKLFHKNHYVGKNCTLCIAGELPKDIYSIINNSKLKELKTIAEETNISSKTTFNKGYKKEKIPRLEGGRILKAWKLHPAKEQVLILGAEIAATMLCDGKSSLIVKDLREEKRIIESIDIDLQILEEGGLILLDISCPQENLKIAESEINKILKELNRGLITHKDLERAKKLVINNIYFGLELSTQIASALGNQALWGRHQSILKSIDDISYWTTSRLNELIFPLFDPENAFTLIAEPEK; this is encoded by the coding sequence ATGAAAGTAAATCATTGGTCTTTACCTAATGGTGCTACATGTGTTGTAGCAGATATAGAACAATCAACATTGACTTGTATAGACTTTTGGTGCAAAGGAGGAAGTCTTTATGAAATGAAAGATCAAGAAGGGATGGCACATTTCTTAGAGCATATGATATTTAAAGGCAGTAAGAACCTTAAAGAAGGTGAATTTGATTTAAGGATTGAATCTCTTGGTGGAAGTAGTAACGCTGCAACTGGTTTAGACGATGTTCACTATCACGTTCTTGTACCACCAGAAAAGATGGAAGAAGGACTAAAACTGATATTAGAATTATTATTATTTCCGAAAATCGAACAAGACGCCTTTGAAATGGAGAAAGAAGTAGTTTTAGAGGAAATCGCTCAGAATATTGAGCAACCAGATGAAATTATTTATATGAAGTTATTAAAAGAATGTTTAACACCTCATAGATATTCTAAACCAATACTGGGTGATGAAAAGACTGTAAAAAGTATAAACTCTAAACAAATGAAACTATTCCATAAAAATCATTATGTAGGTAAAAACTGTACACTTTGTATAGCTGGAGAATTGCCAAAAGATATTTATTCGATAATTAATAACAGTAAACTTAAAGAATTAAAAACAATTGCAGAAGAAACAAATATAAGTAGCAAGACGACTTTTAATAAAGGTTATAAAAAAGAAAAAATTCCTAGGCTTGAGGGAGGAAGAATATTAAAAGCCTGGAAGCTTCATCCTGCAAAAGAGCAGGTCTTAATTTTAGGGGCAGAAATTGCAGCCACAATGTTATGCGACGGTAAAAGTAGTCTTATTGTTAAGGACTTAAGAGAAGAAAAACGTATTATCGAATCAATAGATATTGATTTACAAATACTTGAGGAGGGTGGATTAATTCTTCTTGACATCAGCTGTCCGCAAGAAAATCTTAAAATTGCCGAAAGTGAAATCAATAAAATACTAAAAGAATTAAATAGAGGTTTAATTACTCATAAAGATTTGGAACGTGCAAAAAAATTAGTCATAAATAATATTTACTTTGGCTTAGAGTTGAGTACTCAAATTGCCTCAGCATTAGGTAATCAGGCCTTATGGGGTCGACACCAGTCAATATTAAAATCTATAGATGATATTTCATATTGGACTACTTCACGCTTAAATGAATTAATTTTTCCATTATTTGATCCAGAAAATGCATTTACATTAATTGCTGAACCTGAGAAATAA
- a CDS encoding nucleoside deaminase has protein sequence MTRLLTKAKLVGERGEVPIAAVILDKRGRCIGYGGNRREAMKDPLGHAELVALRQASWINNDWRFNDCTLIVNLEPCPMCAGAIIQARMGRIIYGSEDPKRGALGGSINLAEHKSAHHRMLIERGIMKEESRKVIVDWFKDKRVLAKEKFII, from the coding sequence ATGACAAGATTGCTAACCAAGGCAAAACTTGTAGGCGAGAGAGGGGAAGTTCCCATTGCTGCAGTTATTCTCGACAAAAGAGGTAGATGTATTGGTTATGGGGGGAATAGAAGAGAAGCAATGAAAGATCCTTTAGGTCATGCGGAATTAGTTGCACTCCGACAAGCTTCTTGGATAAATAATGATTGGAGATTTAATGACTGTACATTGATAGTAAATTTGGAGCCATGTCCAATGTGCGCGGGCGCAATAATACAAGCAAGAATGGGGAGGATTATCTATGGATCTGAAGACCCAAAAAGAGGAGCACTAGGTGGAAGTATTAATCTAGCTGAGCACAAAAGTGCCCATCACAGAATGTTGATTGAAAGAGGAATAATGAAAGAAGAATCTAGAAAGGTTATCGTGGATTGGTTTAAAGATAAAAGAGTTTTAGCTAAAGAAAAATTCATTATCTAA
- a CDS encoding biotin transporter BioY, giving the protein MLPSSIIFPKEDLSLSTIPLNSNWQIQGLFLTSLLCGPQIGTISALSYLIIGLFYLPVFHGGGSVGYILTHEFGYLLGLIPAAWTCGFLAKQNSKANLINYTFYTALSLGIVHLIGITYLILGKIFGNWLDNLSDLILINSFIPFPTQLLLCISISLLSIILKRILILK; this is encoded by the coding sequence ATGTTACCATCATCTATAATTTTTCCTAAAGAAGACCTATCTCTCTCAACTATCCCACTTAATAGCAATTGGCAAATCCAGGGGCTTTTTTTGACTTCATTGCTTTGCGGACCTCAAATCGGAACAATTTCTGCACTTTCCTATCTTATTATAGGCTTATTCTATTTACCTGTTTTTCATGGAGGAGGTAGTGTTGGTTATATCTTAACTCATGAATTTGGATATTTATTAGGACTTATTCCTGCTGCTTGGACATGTGGTTTTTTAGCCAAACAAAATTCAAAAGCTAATCTAATTAATTATACATTTTATACAGCCTTATCATTAGGGATTGTGCATCTTATAGGTATTACTTATCTAATTCTTGGTAAAATATTTGGAAATTGGTTAGATAATTTATCCGATCTTATTTTAATAAATTCTTTCATACCTTTTCCAACTCAATTATTACTATGCATATCAATAAGTTTATTATCAATAATACTAAAACGTATATTAATACTAAAATGA
- a CDS encoding DUF697 domain-containing protein: protein MKTYNTKKILFYILIIFISLTFVGLIGAIIRLINIPAILITVIIIGGLSYSKKIDWLKINLKSIFKIKSDSNSINLSLTSKKQAAGKSLRSIDQLITLINDKVKAQALKDEKDRVSLELDRGDIILVVFGIGSSGKTSLIRALLKRIVGKVSPEMGSTRVKETFRLKLKGLSRGIKIIDTPGILEAGEEGREREKSALLEARKSDLMLVVIEGDLRSEETKTIRSLSKSGKRLLLVLNKIDLRGENEEKRLIQILNSKCFDFIEPKDIICTSASPQTISIPGKKPYQPDPEINSLIRRLANILHEEGEELIADNILLQCSNLGKEGKRLLVKQRSQSAKKCIDKYGWLSSGVLILTPLPVIDMIAAAAVNAQMVIEIAKIYGIEITKERAKKLAFSVGKILATMGLVNGGVSLISSTLSLSLPTLVVSKVIQGVSVSWLTRIAGASFITYFQQDQNWGDGGIQEVVEYHYNLNKRDEYFKSFIRRAYERVIDPLVEKKVKKLPPRSRPPRGEDSSDL from the coding sequence ATGAAAACATATAATACAAAAAAAATATTATTTTATATATTGATAATTTTCATTAGCCTGACATTTGTAGGCTTAATTGGAGCAATAATTAGATTAATAAATATCCCTGCTATATTAATAACAGTGATCATAATAGGTGGTTTAAGTTACTCAAAAAAGATAGATTGGTTGAAAATAAATCTAAAATCAATATTCAAGATTAAAAGTGATAGTAATTCAATAAATCTGTCATTAACAAGCAAAAAGCAAGCCGCAGGCAAATCATTAAGAAGTATTGATCAATTAATCACATTAATTAATGACAAAGTCAAGGCTCAGGCACTAAAGGATGAAAAGGATAGAGTTTCATTAGAGTTAGATAGAGGAGATATCATTTTAGTAGTATTTGGAATTGGCTCAAGCGGTAAAACCTCACTAATAAGAGCTCTTTTAAAAAGAATAGTTGGCAAAGTTAGCCCTGAAATGGGATCAACAAGAGTAAAAGAGACCTTCCGGCTGAAACTTAAAGGACTTTCGAGAGGAATAAAAATTATTGATACTCCAGGAATATTAGAAGCAGGGGAAGAAGGCCGTGAGAGGGAAAAAAGCGCCTTACTCGAAGCACGTAAATCTGATTTAATGTTAGTAGTAATAGAAGGTGATTTACGTTCTGAAGAAACAAAAACAATCAGAAGTTTATCTAAATCAGGCAAAAGGCTATTACTTGTTCTTAATAAAATAGATTTAAGAGGAGAAAATGAAGAGAAAAGATTAATTCAAATTCTCAATTCAAAATGTTTTGATTTTATTGAGCCAAAAGATATTATTTGTACATCAGCATCTCCTCAGACAATTTCAATACCTGGCAAAAAGCCTTATCAACCAGACCCTGAAATCAATAGTTTAATTAGAAGATTAGCAAATATTTTACATGAAGAAGGTGAAGAGTTGATCGCAGATAATATATTGCTTCAATGTAGTAATCTTGGTAAAGAAGGGAAGAGATTATTAGTTAAGCAAAGAAGTCAATCAGCCAAAAAATGTATTGACAAGTATGGTTGGCTAAGTAGCGGAGTATTAATACTAACACCATTACCAGTTATAGATATGATCGCTGCTGCGGCTGTGAATGCACAAATGGTAATTGAAATCGCAAAAATCTATGGTATTGAAATCACAAAAGAGAGAGCAAAAAAGTTAGCTTTTTCAGTAGGAAAAATACTGGCAACTATGGGTTTAGTTAATGGGGGAGTTTCACTAATAAGCTCAACATTAAGTTTGTCACTTCCAACATTAGTTGTTAGCAAAGTAATTCAAGGTGTAAGTGTATCCTGGCTAACTAGGATTGCTGGAGCAAGTTTTATAACCTATTTCCAACAAGACCAAAATTGGGGAGACGGTGGAATCCAAGAAGTTGTTGAATATCATTATAACTTAAACAAAAGGGATGAGTACTTCAAAAGTTTTATTAGAAGAGCTTATGAAAGGGTTATTGATCCTTTAGTTGAAAAAAAAGTCAAAAAACTACCGCCGAGATCAAGGCCTCCGAGGGGGGAGGACTCATCGGACCTCTAA
- a CDS encoding phycocyanobilin:ferredoxin oxidoreductase — MKSVFSTQSKLNPLLLEAFELIKNRINSLTDVEPLNIDPKSSKIYSNLNKEELFITNEFYQAKGFRKIHLEVAMLGKSLQILHCVFFPDPCYELPIYGADLVVNSNNISAAIVDLSPVGKHLPDSLIAQLRSIKFPKFNEPGKIPQWGCIFSPYVCFIRPVDFLEEKLFLKLIDQYLSLLLSLLARVEPDDINSLDTMDRLSYQKRYCSNQKLNDKTRGILTKFFGSSWADKYINKILFEC; from the coding sequence TTGAAGTCAGTTTTTAGCACTCAAAGTAAATTGAATCCTCTTTTGCTTGAGGCTTTCGAACTTATCAAAAATAGAATCAATTCGTTGACTGATGTTGAACCTTTAAACATTGACCCCAAGTCCAGCAAAATTTATAGCAACCTAAATAAGGAGGAATTATTTATTACCAACGAGTTTTATCAAGCAAAAGGATTTAGGAAAATTCATTTGGAAGTCGCAATGCTTGGAAAATCATTGCAAATACTGCATTGTGTTTTTTTCCCTGATCCATGCTACGAACTACCCATATATGGTGCTGATTTGGTAGTTAATTCAAATAACATATCTGCCGCAATTGTTGATTTGTCCCCTGTTGGGAAACATTTGCCTGATTCCCTGATTGCTCAATTGAGATCAATAAAATTCCCTAAATTCAATGAACCTGGAAAGATTCCACAATGGGGATGTATCTTTTCTCCGTATGTATGCTTTATTCGTCCAGTTGATTTTCTCGAAGAAAAATTATTTTTAAAACTCATTGATCAATATTTATCACTATTATTATCTTTACTGGCTAGAGTAGAACCTGACGATATTAATTCGTTGGATACAATGGATAGACTTAGTTATCAAAAACGATATTGCTCAAATCAGAAACTTAATGATAAGACCAGGGGTATCTTAACTAAATTCTTTGGTTCGTCTTGGGCTGATAAATATATCAATAAAATCCTTTTTGAATGTTAG
- the devC gene encoding ABC transporter permease DevC, whose product MGLNNLLKQRKIPLAWLLLTRQPLRILVAIAGIAFAGILMFMQLGFRDGLFDASVTVHKLFDADLVLISPRSKSSISMSGFPRRRLVQAMAHKDVLGTTAVNWNFLLWRNPENLSTRSILALGFEPSNPLLIDSDFERKAETLKNKGRVLFDDLSRDEFGPISLWFKSGRLVETEVAGKRVRVSGIVSLGPSFGADGNLITSSETYLDLSPGNPKGSIEIGLVRLKKGSDVEKVVRSLNLSLPSDVKVMSLKSFIDFEKNYWKSSTSIGFIFTLGAAMGFIVGCVIVYQILYSDVSDHLPEYATLMAMGYNLRSLLGVVAREGFILSIMGYIPAYISGQALYALVRSSTKLPVEMSFSRASIIFCLILFMCMGSALAAMKKLADADPAEIF is encoded by the coding sequence GTGGGTTTAAATAATCTTTTAAAACAAAGAAAAATACCTCTTGCTTGGCTTTTGCTGACAAGACAACCTTTGAGAATATTGGTAGCTATCGCAGGAATTGCATTCGCAGGAATTTTGATGTTTATGCAATTAGGTTTTAGAGATGGGTTGTTTGACGCAAGTGTTACTGTTCATAAGCTGTTTGACGCAGATCTGGTTTTAATTAGTCCTCGCTCAAAAAGTTCAATAAGCATGAGTGGGTTCCCTCGAAGAAGATTAGTTCAAGCCATGGCACATAAGGACGTTTTAGGAACAACAGCTGTTAATTGGAATTTTTTACTTTGGCGAAATCCTGAAAATTTATCAACAAGATCTATTCTTGCTTTAGGTTTTGAGCCAAGTAATCCATTATTAATTGATTCTGATTTCGAAAGAAAGGCTGAAACTCTAAAAAATAAAGGAAGAGTTTTGTTTGATGATCTTTCCAGAGATGAATTTGGGCCTATATCTTTATGGTTTAAATCAGGGCGTTTAGTTGAAACTGAAGTTGCAGGTAAAAGGGTAAGAGTTTCTGGAATAGTTAGTTTAGGTCCTTCCTTTGGAGCTGATGGAAATTTAATAACTAGCAGTGAGACATATTTAGATTTATCTCCAGGGAATCCTAAAGGAAGTATTGAAATTGGTTTAGTAAGGTTAAAGAAGGGATCTGATGTTGAGAAGGTTGTTCGTTCTTTGAATTTAAGTTTGCCTAGTGACGTTAAAGTTATGTCTTTGAAATCATTTATAGATTTTGAAAAGAATTATTGGAAAAGTAGTACATCGATTGGATTTATTTTTACCTTGGGTGCTGCAATGGGATTTATTGTTGGTTGTGTAATTGTTTATCAGATTCTCTATAGTGATGTAAGTGATCATTTGCCTGAATATGCAACCCTAATGGCTATGGGATATAACTTAAGGAGCCTATTAGGAGTTGTAGCTAGAGAAGGATTCATTTTATCAATTATGGGATATATTCCTGCCTATATTTCAGGGCAAGCTTTATATGCTTTGGTTAGATCATCAACTAAATTACCTGTTGAAATGAGTTTTAGTAGAGCATCAATTATATTTTGTTTGATACTTTTTATGTGCATGGGCTCAGCTTTAGCTGCTATGAAAAAATTGGCTGATGCAGATCCTGCTGAGATATTTTGA
- the lspA gene encoding signal peptidase II translates to MTSFKNRRMKIISTSFYIIFLDQFSKFLILNTIGFERSKNIIPNLLNLTLVKNKGAAFSLFSNSTNLLTITSILASLILITIILKFPPKSFWNLRGLAYLLGGTVGNGIDRLFRGYVLDFLDLVPINFPIFNVADLSINIAIICFIIDIIISKDKSRIKY, encoded by the coding sequence ATGACTTCATTTAAGAATAGACGCATGAAAATAATATCTACCTCTTTTTATATTATTTTTTTAGATCAATTCAGTAAGTTTTTAATATTAAATACCATAGGTTTTGAAAGATCTAAAAATATTATTCCTAATTTATTAAATCTCACATTAGTAAAAAACAAAGGAGCTGCATTTAGTCTTTTTAGCAATTCTACAAACTTACTCACTATTACAAGTATTCTAGCCTCATTAATATTAATTACTATTATATTAAAATTTCCACCAAAATCTTTTTGGAATTTAAGGGGGCTTGCATACCTTCTAGGTGGGACTGTAGGTAATGGAATTGATAGATTATTTAGAGGCTATGTTCTTGATTTTTTAGATCTAGTTCCAATTAATTTTCCTATTTTCAATGTAGCAGATTTATCAATAAATATTGCTATTATATGTTTTATAATTGATATAATTATTTCCAAAGATAAATCAAGAATAAAGTATTAA
- a CDS encoding pyridoxal phosphate-dependent decarboxylase family protein, translated as MDPFASPHNLDRELHSLLAQASSNLCDWFAESGSQAPIPDLFDLPEVFPAKEGVSNNVLLSELQLLMNGSYRPSHPGSLAHLDPPPLSASIVGELICAGLNNNLLAEELSPSLSSLERKLCKWFCHRLGLGDLSGGVAASGGSLSNLMALVMARNIAGLENDPSAVFFASEDCHVSFSKALKIMGLKKESLQKVPTDENGKLDISYLSSNLKKIQSEGKKCFAIVATAGTTVRGAIDPLSGIAQFCQKENIWLHVDGAIGGIYGLSKITSEIVNGLGSADSITINPQKLLGIAKTSSLLLVADKDHLSSTFSTGLPYAEPITGNDFHRGELGIQGTRSAESLKLWIGLRQLGEEGIEKILLESIQRRCYLESIIDLSKFKIISGPLHLLAITPINFTASQASDWSVKTRKTLLANKFMLSRPMYGDRYYLKAVMGNPNTKSNHLKTLANLINHSII; from the coding sequence TTGGACCCTTTCGCATCACCACACAATTTAGATAGAGAATTGCATTCTTTACTTGCTCAAGCCTCAAGTAATCTTTGTGATTGGTTTGCTGAATCAGGCAGTCAAGCTCCAATCCCTGATTTATTTGATTTACCAGAGGTCTTTCCAGCAAAGGAAGGTGTATCTAATAATGTTTTATTGAGCGAACTTCAATTATTAATGAATGGTTCCTACCGACCCTCCCATCCAGGATCCCTTGCTCATTTGGACCCACCTCCTCTATCAGCTTCAATTGTAGGAGAACTAATTTGTGCTGGTTTAAATAACAATCTTTTAGCTGAAGAATTATCACCTAGCTTGTCATCCTTGGAAAGAAAACTATGTAAATGGTTTTGTCATAGGTTGGGTCTTGGTGATTTATCTGGAGGTGTAGCAGCAAGCGGGGGAAGTTTAAGTAATTTAATGGCTTTAGTAATGGCAAGAAATATTGCTGGCCTAGAAAATGATCCTAGTGCTGTGTTTTTTGCAAGTGAAGATTGTCATGTCTCATTCTCAAAAGCTCTTAAGATTATGGGTCTTAAAAAGGAATCTTTACAAAAAGTTCCTACGGATGAAAACGGTAAATTAGATATTTCTTATTTGTCTTCTAATTTAAAAAAAATACAATCTGAGGGAAAGAAATGTTTCGCCATCGTAGCGACAGCAGGTACTACTGTAAGGGGAGCTATTGATCCACTCTCTGGGATCGCTCAATTTTGCCAAAAAGAAAATATTTGGCTTCATGTTGATGGAGCAATTGGTGGGATTTACGGCCTCTCAAAAATCACTTCGGAAATTGTTAATGGTTTAGGTTCCGCTGACTCCATAACTATTAATCCACAGAAATTATTGGGCATCGCAAAAACTTCATCTTTACTACTTGTAGCAGACAAAGATCATCTTTCTTCTACTTTTTCAACTGGATTACCTTATGCCGAACCAATTACAGGGAATGACTTTCATCGAGGAGAGCTTGGAATTCAGGGTACTAGATCTGCTGAGTCATTGAAATTATGGATTGGCTTAAGACAATTGGGTGAAGAGGGTATTGAAAAAATACTTTTAGAGTCTATTCAAAGAAGATGCTATTTAGAATCAATAATTGATTTATCAAAATTTAAAATAATATCAGGACCTCTTCATCTTTTAGCTATAACACCCATCAATTTCACTGCTTCTCAAGCGTCCGATTGGTCTGTAAAAACGAGAAAAACTTTGTTAGCTAATAAGTTTATGCTTTCTAGACCAATGTATGGAGATAGATATTATTTAAAAGCTGTTATGGGAAACCCTAATACTAAATCTAATCATTTGAAAACCTTAGCTAATCTTATTAATCATTCAATTATTTGA
- a CDS encoding NAD(P)H dehydrogenase assembly family protein: MKFSVGEKVSLQVPLPYLKTADSISILRPPDLVSLDEVGIIIGIRQNDLLEVKFRRGNFLIPSERLKTLDEDG, from the coding sequence ATGAAATTTTCAGTTGGAGAAAAAGTGTCCTTACAAGTTCCTTTGCCATACTTGAAGACTGCAGATTCTATATCAATCTTAAGACCGCCAGACCTAGTATCTCTTGATGAGGTTGGTATAATTATTGGAATAAGGCAAAATGATTTGTTAGAGGTGAAATTTAGAAGGGGCAATTTCTTGATTCCTTCTGAAAGACTTAAGACTTTGGATGAAGATGGCTGA
- a CDS encoding M16 family metallopeptidase — protein sequence MNIILDKLNSKNIMCAKLWIEDGSRNDPKDKKGIHQLLSATMLRGCGPYNNKQIAEIVESSGSSLNCDTYEDGLLISLKCVESDAYKLLPLIGWMITKPLLQTDQIELEKDLTIKAIKRQKESTYQLAFDGWRKMVYGNGPYGHDPLGSIVDIKKINKEHILPISKLLIHRKKNLVISGKFPIDIDNFIENTIAFKGFNNNFTNKNQTYKNNVENEILSKQKTSIYTRSINTKQVILLLGKATIRYDNESDILLRLLSCYLGYGMTSLLFKVLREKYGVVYEAGIYHPIRENQTPFIMHASTTEEKAIFTLQLLKESWEKIIESEISAEELDLAKIKYRGQMAHSLQSISQRAEHKAHLLGIGLTKDHDKEILLRLENITSKEVKEAANKYLKNPLLSVCSNKEVIQKISNDWKI from the coding sequence ATGAATATAATTCTAGACAAACTCAATAGCAAAAATATAATGTGTGCAAAACTCTGGATAGAAGATGGTAGTAGAAATGATCCAAAAGATAAAAAAGGAATTCATCAACTTCTAAGTGCAACAATGCTTAGAGGTTGTGGACCATATAATAATAAGCAAATTGCTGAAATCGTAGAAAGTTCTGGATCAAGTTTAAATTGTGACACATACGAAGATGGTCTTCTAATAAGTCTTAAATGTGTCGAAAGTGATGCTTATAAACTTCTTCCTTTAATTGGTTGGATGATTACAAAACCTTTACTTCAAACAGATCAGATTGAATTAGAAAAAGATCTAACAATAAAAGCCATTAAAAGACAAAAAGAGAGTACATATCAATTAGCTTTTGATGGTTGGAGAAAAATGGTATATGGTAATGGACCATATGGTCATGATCCACTGGGATCAATCGTTGATATAAAAAAAATTAATAAAGAACATATATTGCCAATCTCAAAATTATTAATTCATAGAAAAAAGAACTTAGTAATTTCAGGCAAGTTTCCAATTGATATAGACAATTTTATAGAAAATACAATCGCATTTAAGGGTTTTAATAATAATTTTACTAATAAAAATCAAACATATAAAAATAATGTTGAAAATGAAATTCTTTCTAAACAAAAAACCAGTATTTATACACGATCAATAAATACTAAACAAGTCATTCTGCTTCTAGGTAAAGCAACAATTAGATATGATAATGAATCAGATATTTTGCTTAGACTGTTATCATGCTACTTAGGTTATGGAATGACAAGTTTATTATTTAAGGTTCTCAGAGAAAAGTATGGAGTAGTTTATGAGGCTGGAATTTATCACCCTATAAGAGAGAATCAAACACCATTTATTATGCACGCTTCTACAACTGAAGAGAAAGCAATCTTTACTCTTCAGTTACTAAAAGAGAGTTGGGAGAAAATTATTGAAAGTGAAATATCGGCTGAAGAATTAGATCTTGCAAAGATAAAATATCGAGGTCAAATGGCACATTCTTTACAGAGTATTAGTCAGAGAGCTGAGCATAAAGCTCATCTTTTAGGAATTGGTCTAACAAAGGATCACGATAAAGAAATTCTACTAAGACTCGAAAATATAACTAGTAAAGAAGTCAAGGAAGCTGCAAATAAATATTTAAAGAACCCATTGCTAAGCGTTTGTAGCAACAAAGAAGTTATTCAAAAAATAAGTAATGACTGGAAAATTTAA
- a CDS encoding efflux RND transporter periplasmic adaptor subunit, whose product MLVMFKYLSYKFLFSLGITPLFLISISGCNNKDLDANQSINNTEVVDRIEGVAALGQLNPLGEVRKLAAPSSAKGGTPRLSKLLIREGESIIKGQILAIFDNRPKLEANLKSAQANLNILMSQISIKKREINRYQTLVDKGAVALIVLDKMKDDLLISETSILKLKSTIDAINVDLEQTQLKSPIDGIVLQILVREGERPNSSGVINVGANQLMEALIEVYESDIDRVKLGQDVDLISENGGFKGSLRGQVSLISPQVRQRRVLSTDPTGDADSRVVEVRVKLDNVSAKKVSHLTGMKVIARFLP is encoded by the coding sequence ATGTTAGTTATGTTTAAATATTTATCTTATAAATTCCTTTTTTCTCTAGGCATTACTCCCTTGTTTTTGATTTCAATTAGTGGATGTAATAATAAAGATTTAGATGCAAATCAATCTATCAATAATACTGAAGTTGTTGATAGGATTGAAGGTGTAGCAGCTTTAGGACAATTGAATCCTCTTGGCGAAGTAAGAAAATTAGCAGCTCCAAGTAGTGCTAAGGGTGGCACGCCAAGACTATCTAAATTATTAATTCGTGAGGGTGAATCTATTATCAAGGGTCAAATCTTAGCTATTTTTGATAACCGTCCTAAACTTGAAGCTAATTTAAAATCTGCACAGGCTAATTTAAATATATTAATGAGTCAAATCAGTATAAAAAAAAGGGAAATCAATAGATATCAAACTCTTGTTGATAAAGGTGCAGTTGCGCTAATTGTTTTAGACAAGATGAAAGATGATTTGCTTATTTCTGAGACTAGTATTTTAAAGCTTAAATCTACCATCGATGCTATTAATGTTGATTTAGAACAAACACAATTAAAAAGTCCAATTGATGGTATTGTTCTGCAAATTTTAGTTCGTGAAGGTGAGAGACCAAATTCGTCTGGTGTAATCAATGTTGGCGCTAACCAATTAATGGAAGCGCTTATTGAAGTGTATGAATCCGATATAGATAGAGTTAAATTAGGTCAAGATGTTGATTTGATAAGTGAGAATGGTGGATTTAAAGGGTCTTTAAGAGGTCAAGTGAGTTTGATTAGTCCACAAGTCAGGCAAAGAAGAGTGCTTTCAACGGATCCAACTGGCGATGCTGATTCAAGAGTTGTTGAGGTTAGAGTAAAACTTGATAATGTATCAGCTAAAAAGGTCTCTCATCTAACTGGAATGAAAGTGATTGCTCGTTTTCTGCCGTAG